CTAATGTTTCATTCGGAGACTGCGCTAACAAATTATCAACAGAACCATTGTAGATGAGTTCACCTTTCTTTAAAATAGCTAAATGATCACACAACTGTTGTGCTGTATCTAATGCGTGAGTTGAAAATATCACAGTCTTTCCTTTGGCTGCATGGGCTTTCATCATTTCTTTCAAGTCAAAAGCCGCTTGGGGGTCTAGACCTTGTAAAGGTTCATCTAAAATCCAGATATCAGGATCAGGTAACAATGCACCGATTATAATTGTTTTTTGACGCATCCCATGTGAGAAACTGGCTAATGTCTCATCTTGATGACTTACCATGTCAAATAAAGTAGCTAATTCATTTAAACGAGTTTGTTTTTGTGTCTCTTTAAGTTCATATGCCGCAGCAATCAAATCCCAATACTCACTGGCTGTCAGCTGTAAAAAGATATCGGGGGTATCAGGAACATAGGCAATTTTTTTCTTAATGGATTGTCGATGCTCCGCTAATTCTAATCCATCAACGGTAATTGTACCGCTAGACGGTTCAATAATACTCACTAAACTCTTAATAGTTGTCGACTTGCCTGCACCGTTGTGACCAAGAAAACCAAAAATCTCACCTTGTTTAATGGTTAAACTCAATTCTTTCAATGCTTCTTTTGATCCATAGTTTTTACTAACGTTAACTAACTCAATCATAATAATTCCTCCTCGTTTTTTATAACCTATTTTTATTATACGCTGGTCATTTCATGAAGAAAATGCTTTCTATTAAAAAACACACAGGAACTCCATATTCGGACTTCGCTGTGTATTTACTTTATATGTTAACGTTCAAAAAAAGTTTGATACAACGCTTGAATCGCTTTTTTCTCTTGATCCTCACGTATTCCAAACATAATACTAACCTCAGAAGAACCTTGGTTGATCATCTCCAAGTTGATTTTATTAAAAGCCAAAGCCGCTGTACTATCCGCCATTACACCGATTCTCTGACGCATTCCTTCACCTACGACCATCAACATCGACAAGCCATGTGTAATTCGCAATTCGTCAGGTTCAAGTTCATCTTCTAGACGTTTCATCAGTTCCTCTTCAATGTCGATCGTTAATTGACGCTCTCGTAAAATAATCGAAATATCATCGATCCCAGAAGGCATATGTTCATAACTAAGCCCTAATTCCTCCAAAATTTGCAATAAACGCCGACCAAATCCTAGCTCTCTATTCATTAAATACTTGCTGATATAAATGCTGGCAAATCCTTGGTCACTTGCAATTCCAACAACTGGATCGTGCTTTATCGTTCTAGAAGTTGTGATCAAAGTGCCCGGATGTTCAGGATTATTCGTATTCTTGATAACCACTGGAATATTGGCGCGGTAGGCAGGCATCAATGCTTCATCATGAAGCACTGCAAAACCAGCATACGCTAATTCACGCATTTCCCGATAAGTTAGTTCTTTGATTGTTTTTGGTTCGTGAACAATCCCTGGGTGGGCAACAAAAATACCATTAACATCTGTAAAGTTTTCATAAAGATCAGCTTCCACACCTGCGGCAACGATCGATCCTGTTATGTCTGAACCACCTCTTGAAAATGTACAAATATCTCCAGCTTCTGTGAAACCGAAAAAGCCAGGGATGACTAAAATTTCTTCTGTTTCTTTAAACTGGTTGATTTTACTTGAAGAAGAAGGCAGAATACGCGCATTACCAGGTTCATCAGACACAATGATCCCAAGATCTTTTGGATTTTTGTAACGAGCATTCAAGCCGCGTTGCTGGAAAAAAGAAGCAACTAGCTTAGCATTGTTGTCTTCACCACTAGCTAAAAACGCATCAAAAAGATGAGGGTTGTCTTCTTTGGGTAAAGTTGCTAGCGTTTGAATGGCTTGTTGGATATTGCTTAAAACGTCTTTATCAAGCGTTAATTCATCCAAAATTGCTTCATAGCGACCAACGATTTTTCCGATGATATCAGTTGTATTTTCATTATTTAAATAAGCATTATAGTATGTGATAAGTAAATCCGTGACTTTAATATCATCTGATGAACGCTTACCAGGAGCTGAAACAACAACAAACTTTCGTGAAGCGTCTTCTTTTACGATGTGTAAAACTTTCTCTAACTGCGCAGCAGATGCTAATGAACTGCCTCCAAATTTTATGACTTTCACTTTTTTCACTCCTAATTTTAATAGATTTTTCATTATAATAGTAAAAGAATACCGAAATATGGACTGAAAAGCAACTGCAAAAATGACAATTATTCGATCTTTTCAGTTATTTTTCAACAAATTTCTTCATTTTTTTTCAAACATTTGTTAGACTGGTAGAGCTGAATAAGAATAGTCAAATGAAGGAGCGCCAAAATGACGCAAAGATATGAAGGAATTATTTTCGATATGGACGGCGTATTGGTCGATAGTGAAGAGTTTTATTATCAACGTAGAAAAGCATTTTTAAAAGAATATGATTTAACGATTGAGCAGATTCCGATCGCATTATTTATTGGAGCAGATATGCGGAGTTTATGGGAGACGATTCTTGAAGTTAATGATACAATCTATGATGAAGCTTTCTTAAGTGAAAAATATCATCAATATAAAGAGAAACATCCGATTGATTACACAGACTTGATCGATCCAGATGCGAAACGAGTCTTGCAGTTTTTTAAAAGAAAAGGCTATAAAATTGCTTTGGCCTCTTCTTCAAAGATGGATGTGATTCAAGAAGTATTGAAAGTGGGGCAATTGGCTAGCTATTTTGATGTGATCGTAAGTGGCACACAATTTAAACAGAGTAAGCCGGCACCCGAGATTTATGAGTATACAGCACAAGAGTTAGGTCTGAAACCTGAAGTCTGTCTGGCAATCGAAGATTCTGAAAAAGGGATTCGCTCAGCTCATGATGCTGGTGCAAGCGTCTGGGCCTTGAAAGATAAACGGTTTGGCATGAATCAGCAATTAGCGGATGTCCAGTTGGAGACGTTGAGTGATGTGTGCAAAAAGTTGCAAATGACTGAGAAAGTCGGTTAAACTGACTAATAGGCGGAATAGTTTTGTTACAATATTACAAAGTCAAAACATTTCTTAAAAAAATACAATTAGTTAGTGCTTGATGGACGGGTTTGTGATATAATTTTCTGTAGGTGTTTTTAAGAAAAATTAAGTAGATAAGAGAATATTGTGACGGCAGATAAAGGTGTTTTCGTTATTTATCAGCTGTTGCATATCATATATGGACTAATAAACGGAGGAACCATGAATGAAGAATAATCTGATCATTATCGTAGTTTTAGCTATAATAATCATCGCAGCAGTTTTGTATTTAGTTGGTTATTTTATGAGAAAGAAAAATCAAATGAAACTCGATGATCTGGAAAAGAGGAAAGAAGAACTGTTCGACTTGCCGGTGATCGAAGAGGTCGATGATGTCAAGAAGATGCACATGGTCGGGCAAAGTCAAAACACGTTTAGAGAATGGAATCAGCGTTGGACCGAGATTTCTACTCGTTCTTTTGCAGAGCTAGAAAGTCAGATTTTTGAAGTAGAGAATTTAAATGAAACCTTCCGTTTTATGAAAGCGAAAAAAGCAGTTGCTGAAGCTGATCAGACGATGACTGAGATGGAATCAGAAGTTGAGATCATCCGTAATGGTCTGAAAGAACTGCGTGAAAGTGAAGAACGTAATTCACTTGAAGTTCAAAAAGCGTTAGATGTTTACGAAGAGATCAGTAAATTACTTCATGATGAAAAATCAGAATTTGGTTCTGCTTATCCTGAATTACAAAAACAAATCAAAAATATCGAAATCGAATTTACTCAGTTTGTAACATTGAATACATCAGGAGATCCGATCGAAGCTCGTGAAGTTTTAGAAAATGCTGAACGTCACACATATGAGTTAGATGATGTGATGAAACGGATCCCACCGCTTTATGACGAATTAAATCGGACTTTCCCAGATCAATTAAAAGAGATCGAAGATGGCTACAAACGTCTACTTGCGGATCATTATGTGTTCCCAGAAAAGAATTTTGAAGATGAATTAAGACGTGTTCAAAAACGTGTTAAAAATTCAACAGTCGATTTAGAGAAGACAGAAGTGGATGCAGTTGAAGTAGCTAATCGTGATACAGCTAATGCAATCGATGCATTATATGAAATCATGGAACGTGAGATCAATGCTAAGAAATATGTAATGACCAACCATAAAGTGGTCGGAGATTATATTGCTCATGCATTGAAAAATAATCGTCAATTGATGATTGAATTAGATCATACATCTCAAAGTTATACGTTGAATCATAATGAGTTAGGACGTTCAAGAGGCTTCCAAACAGAAATCGAAGAACTGATCCGCCGCTATGAAGATTTCGAACCAAAATTAAAAGAGCATACGATTCCTTTTTCAGAAGTTCAAGCATTCTTTAAAGATTGCTATAAAATCCTAGATGACATCGAAAATCAACAAGTAGAAATCGATGATTCATTGAAAGATTTACGTAAAGGTGAAAAAGTTGCTCAAGAAAAAGTCGATCAATATGATTTCCGTTTACGCAACATCAAACGTTATGTTGAAAAACAACGTTTACCTGGATTACCAGCTGATTACTTGGAATTCTTCTTCGTAGCAACCGATCGTATTGAAGAGCTAAGCAAGGCTTTAAATAGAATTCGCATCAACATGGAAGAAATCAAAAAACTTTCTGATCTTTGTAATGAAGACTTGGAATTACTAGATAAGAAAACAAACGATTTAGTTAACTCTGCTGCATTGACAGAACAAATGATGCAATATGCAAATCGTTACCGTCATACACATGAAGCAATTCGCGTAGCGATGGAAAATAGTTTAGAACTATTCTCGAAAGAATACAGATATCAAGATGCTCTAGATGAAATTGGGACAGCATTAGAAAGAGTAGAACCAGGAGCATTTAGAAGAATCGAAGATTTCTATTTCAATAATCTTGATGCGATTTAAATAAGTAAGGGTGAGACAAGCGTCTCACCTTTTTATTTTGTTCGATAGGTTGAACTACTAAATTAGAAAGTATATAATAGGAAAGAATTTCAAAAGAAGAAGGTTTTTTAGATGATATATTTTGATAACAGTGCAACAACACCGATTTATCCTCAAGCTTTAGATACTTATATAAAAGTAAGCCAACGTATTATTGGCAACCCGTCTAGTTTACATGATTTGGGTAATCAAGCAAGTCGACTGTTAGAACAGTCACGTAAGCAAATCGCGGATCTGATTCAAGTGAAATCAAATGAGATTTATTTTACAAGCGGAGGAACAGAAGGCGATAATTGGGTATTAAAAGGAACTGCTTTAGAAAAACAGACATTTGGTCGTCATATCATTATTTCAAATATTGAGCATCCAGCTGTTGCTGAAACAGCGGGGCAATTAGCAGAAAATGGCTTTGAAATTTCAATAGCCCCTGTCGATGAACGTGGGTTTGTGAGAGTGGATGAACTGGCCAAACTGATTCGCAAAGATACGATTTTAGTTTCGATCATGGCTGTTAATAATGAAATAGGTTCGATTCAACCCATTCAAGCAATTAGTGATTGCTTGGCAGATTATCCAGCTATTCATTTTCATGTAGATGCGGTTCAAGCAATCAGTAAAGTCGAACAGGAAAAATGGTTGACACCGCGTGTGGATTTCGCAACCTTTTCTGCTCATAAATTTCATGGGCCTAGAGGTGTTGGTTTTATTTATTGGAAACATGGACGTAAACTGCAACCATTATTAAATGGTGGGGGTCAAGAAAGTAATCAAAGAAGCAGTACGGAAAATGTTGCTGGAGTCGTTTCTATGGCGAAAGCTTTACGTCTATATATGGATAAAAAAGCAGATAAACCTGAACATACTGCAACCATTCGCCGCTATCTGATCGAAGCACTGCAAGAATATCCAAACGTGACAGTTTTCTCAAAGGAAACCCCGGACTTTGCTCCTCATATTTTATGTTTTGCTTTAAAAGGGATTCGTGGAGAAGTCTTAGTACATGCCTTAGAGGAAAAACAAATTTATACCTCAACAACTAGTGCTTGTTCTAGTCGTAAAAAATTAGCTAGCAGTACATTACATGC
This sequence is a window from Enterococcus sp. 7F3_DIV0205. Protein-coding genes within it:
- a CDS encoding aspartate kinase codes for the protein MKVIKFGGSSLASAAQLEKVLHIVKEDASRKFVVVSAPGKRSSDDIKVTDLLITYYNAYLNNENTTDIIGKIVGRYEAILDELTLDKDVLSNIQQAIQTLATLPKEDNPHLFDAFLASGEDNNAKLVASFFQQRGLNARYKNPKDLGIIVSDEPGNARILPSSSSKINQFKETEEILVIPGFFGFTEAGDICTFSRGGSDITGSIVAAGVEADLYENFTDVNGIFVAHPGIVHEPKTIKELTYREMRELAYAGFAVLHDEALMPAYRANIPVVIKNTNNPEHPGTLITTSRTIKHDPVVGIASDQGFASIYISKYLMNRELGFGRRLLQILEELGLSYEHMPSGIDDISIILRERQLTIDIEEELMKRLEDELEPDELRITHGLSMLMVVGEGMRQRIGVMADSTAALAFNKINLEMINQGSSEVSIMFGIREDQEKKAIQALYQTFFER
- a CDS encoding cysteine desulfurase family protein, with protein sequence MIYFDNSATTPIYPQALDTYIKVSQRIIGNPSSLHDLGNQASRLLEQSRKQIADLIQVKSNEIYFTSGGTEGDNWVLKGTALEKQTFGRHIIISNIEHPAVAETAGQLAENGFEISIAPVDERGFVRVDELAKLIRKDTILVSIMAVNNEIGSIQPIQAISDCLADYPAIHFHVDAVQAISKVEQEKWLTPRVDFATFSAHKFHGPRGVGFIYWKHGRKLQPLLNGGGQESNQRSSTENVAGVVSMAKALRLYMDKKADKPEHTATIRRYLIEALQEYPNVTVFSKETPDFAPHILCFALKGIRGEVLVHALEEKQIYTSTTSACSSRKKLASSTLHAMKVPDSLATSAIRVSLDESNTIAEAEQFMIIFNQLYKKFSVING
- a CDS encoding HAD family hydrolase — protein: MTQRYEGIIFDMDGVLVDSEEFYYQRRKAFLKEYDLTIEQIPIALFIGADMRSLWETILEVNDTIYDEAFLSEKYHQYKEKHPIDYTDLIDPDAKRVLQFFKRKGYKIALASSSKMDVIQEVLKVGQLASYFDVIVSGTQFKQSKPAPEIYEYTAQELGLKPEVCLAIEDSEKGIRSAHDAGASVWALKDKRFGMNQQLADVQLETLSDVCKKLQMTEKVG
- a CDS encoding ABC transporter ATP-binding protein, encoding MIELVNVSKNYGSKEALKELSLTIKQGEIFGFLGHNGAGKSTTIKSLVSIIEPSSGTITVDGLELAEHRQSIKKKIAYVPDTPDIFLQLTASEYWDLIAAAYELKETQKQTRLNELATLFDMVSHQDETLASFSHGMRQKTIIIGALLPDPDIWILDEPLQGLDPQAAFDLKEMMKAHAAKGKTVIFSTHALDTAQQLCDHLAILKKGELIYNGSVDNLLAQSPNETLESIYLKMAGRQSDSQLVERIEGESYE
- the ezrA gene encoding septation ring formation regulator EzrA codes for the protein MKNNLIIIVVLAIIIIAAVLYLVGYFMRKKNQMKLDDLEKRKEELFDLPVIEEVDDVKKMHMVGQSQNTFREWNQRWTEISTRSFAELESQIFEVENLNETFRFMKAKKAVAEADQTMTEMESEVEIIRNGLKELRESEERNSLEVQKALDVYEEISKLLHDEKSEFGSAYPELQKQIKNIEIEFTQFVTLNTSGDPIEAREVLENAERHTYELDDVMKRIPPLYDELNRTFPDQLKEIEDGYKRLLADHYVFPEKNFEDELRRVQKRVKNSTVDLEKTEVDAVEVANRDTANAIDALYEIMEREINAKKYVMTNHKVVGDYIAHALKNNRQLMIELDHTSQSYTLNHNELGRSRGFQTEIEELIRRYEDFEPKLKEHTIPFSEVQAFFKDCYKILDDIENQQVEIDDSLKDLRKGEKVAQEKVDQYDFRLRNIKRYVEKQRLPGLPADYLEFFFVATDRIEELSKALNRIRINMEEIKKLSDLCNEDLELLDKKTNDLVNSAALTEQMMQYANRYRHTHEAIRVAMENSLELFSKEYRYQDALDEIGTALERVEPGAFRRIEDFYFNNLDAI